Proteins from one Gallus gallus isolate bGalGal1 chromosome 17, bGalGal1.mat.broiler.GRCg7b, whole genome shotgun sequence genomic window:
- the FPGS gene encoding folylpolyglutamate synthase, mitochondrial isoform X10 has protein sequence MEGRGEGGSDALSAPRGTAAWGGRPAAPLRHVSRPDVAAFCPLQRWRRGGAGLRPRGRRRARTADGAGRRGAMVARGLRALRGALRGAAGSGGRRLSTRPARVPAADYQDAIRTLNTLQTNASYLEQVKRERGDPRAQLEAMRGFLERSGLQVEDLDRLNIIHVTGTKGKGSACAFTERILRGYGLRTGFYSSPHLVQVRERIRINGQPLSKELFSKYFWLVYRRLRGTKDESQANMPAYFRFLTIMAFHVFLQEKVDLAVVEVGIGGAFDCTNIIRAPVVCGVSSLGIDHTSILGDTVEKIAWQKGGIFKPGVPAFTVPQPEQPLEVLRDRARECGCPLYLCPELDAFEAGTQVLELGLAGSHQRSNAALALQLSRTWLQRRGYEGTDVLQDVLPGAELSAQRSVPLAPTFCPSDAMIQGLRDTEWPGRTQVLPHGPVTWYIDGAHTTSSIQACVRWFRQAALNEDKPQDGSEVRVLLFNATGDRDTAALLKLLLPCHFDYAVFCPNFTEVSVAANSDQQNFNVTLENALTRCVENQKTWTRLMEEKGGPWLPAPLEVGGLLQPDPLRGALLLVPPAERPLNSTSLVFPCISHALQWITQGRDPHLPLPASKVGAHPHPVATSGAVLLQEAAAIRVLVTGSLHLVGGVLKLLDPTLSQ, from the exons AtggagggaaggggggagggggggagcgATGCTCTCAGCGCCCCGCGTGGGACCGCTGCTTGGGGGGGCCGTCCCGCCGCCCCTCTCCGTCACGTCTCCCGCCCCGACGTGGCGGCGTTTTGCCCTCTCCAAAgatggcggcggggcggggcggggctgcggccgcgGGGACGGCGGCGCGCGCGAACAGCGgacggcgcggggcggcgcggcgcgatGGTGGCGCGGGGGCTGCGCGCGCtgcgcggggcgctgcggggggcggcggggagcggaggGAGGCGGCTCAGCACGCGGCCGGCGCGCGTCCCTGCAGCGGACTATCAG GACGCCATCCGCACGCTGAACACGCTGCAGACCAACGCCAGTTACCTGGAGCAGGTGAAGAGGGAACGCGGGGACCCCCGGGCGCAGCTGGAGGCCATGCGGGGCTTTTTGGAGAGGAGCGGGCTGCAG GTCGAGGACCTGGATCGGCTGAACATCATCCACGTCACGGGGACGAAGGGCAAG GGCTCAGCCTGCGCCTTCACCGAGCGCATCCTGCGCGGCTATGGGCTGCGGACCGGCTTCTACAG ctccccccacTTGGTGCAGGTGCGCGAGCGGATCCGTATCAACGGGCAGCCGCTGAGCAAGGAGCTGTTCAGCAAGTACTTCTGGCTGGTGTACCGCCGGCTGCGGGGCACCAag GACGAGTCTCAGGCCAACATGCCGGCTTACTTCCGCTTCCTCACCATCATGGCCTTCCACGTCTTCCTGCAGGAGaag GTGGACCTGGCGGTGGTGGAGGTGGGCATCGGTGGTGCCTTCGACTGCACCAACATCATCAG GGCGCCCGTGGTGTGCGGCGTCTCCTCGTTGGGCATCGACCACACCAGCATCCTGGGGGACACGGTGGAGAAGATCGCTTGGCAGAAGGGGGGCATTTTTAAG CCCGGCGTGCCGGCGTTCACTGTGCCGCAGCCCGAACAACCGCTGGAAGTGCTCCGGGACCGAGCGCGGGAGTGTGGG TGCCCGCTGTACCTGTGCCCCGAGCTGGATGCCTTTGAGGCGGGGACGcaggtgctggagctggggctggcGGGCAGCCACCAGCGCTCCAATGCTGCtctggctctgcagctctcaCGGACGTGGCTGCAGCGGCGCGGTTATGAAG GTACCGATGTGCTGCAGGACGTGCTGCCTGGAGCGGAGCTGTCGGCACAGCGCTCGGTGCCACTGGCACCCACGTTTTGCCCCAGTGATGCCATGATCCAAG ggCTGCGGGACACAGAGTGGCCGGGCCGTACCCAGGTGCTGCCGCACGGCCCCGTGACGTGGTACATCGATGGGGCTCacaccaccagcagcatccAAGCCTGCGTCCGCTGGTTTCGCCAGGCGGCCCTCAATGAGGACAAACCCCAGGA TGGCTCTGAGGTGCGGGTGCTCCTCTTCAACGCTACGGGGGACCGGGACACAGCTGCGCtactgaagctgctgctg ccctgccactTTGACTACGCCGTCTTCTGCCCCAACTTCACAGAGGTGTCGGTGGCTGCTAACTCAG ACCAACAAAACTTCAACGTGACCCTGGAGAACGCCCTCACGCGCTGTGTGGAGAACCAGAAGACGTGGACGCGGCTGATGGAGGAGAAGGGGGGCCCATGGCTGCCGGCCCCCCTGGAGGTGGGGGGGCTGCTGCAACCGGACCCCCTGCGGGGAGCCCTGCTCCTGGTGCCCCCGGCCGAGCGGCCGCTCAACTCCACCTCCCTCGTCTTCCCCTGCATTTCCCACGCGCTGCAGTGGATCACGCAGGGCCGGGACCCCCACCTGCCCCTGCCTGCCTCCAAAGTGGGGGCTCACCCGCACCCTGTGGCCaccagtggggctgtgctgctgcaggaggcgGCCGCCATCCGTGTCCTTGTCACCGGCAGCCTGCACCTGGTTGGGGGGGTCCTCAAGCTGCTGGACCCCACGCTGTCCCAGTAG
- the FPGS gene encoding folylpolyglutamate synthase, mitochondrial isoform X13, producing MVARGLRALRGALRGAAGSGGRRLSTRPARVPAADYQVVGARGRGRGEGAAGGRGAEPGRKGAGVRGRGPLRAGALRGGWGGGSGTGGGGAPVTDAIRTLNTLQTNASYLEQVKRERGDPRAQLEAMRGFLERSGLQVEDLDRLNIIHVTGTKGKGSACAFTERILRGYGLRTGFYSSPHLVQVRERIRINGQPLSKELFSKYFWLVYRRLRGTKDESQANMPAYFRFLTIMAFHVFLQEKVDLAVVEVGIGGAFDCTNIIRAPVVCGVSSLGIDHTSILGDTVEKIAWQKGGIFKPGVPAFTVPQPEQPLEVLRDRARECGCPLYLCPELDAFEAGTQVLELGLAGSHQRSNAALALQLSRTWLQRRGYEGTDVLQDVLPGAELSAQRSVPLAPTFCPSDAMIQGLRDTEWPGRTQVLPHGPVTWYIDGAHTTSSIQACVRWFRQAALNEDKPQDGSEVRVLLFNATGDRDTAALLKLLLPCHFDYAVFCPNFTEVSVAANSDQQNFNVTLENALTRCVENQKTWTRLMEEKGGPWLPAPLEVGGLLQPDPLRGALLLVPPAERPLNSTSLVFPCISHALQWITQGRDPHLPLPASKVGAHPHPVATSGAVLLQEAAAIRVLVTGSLHLVGGVLKLLDPTLSQ from the exons atGGTGGCGCGGGGGCTGCGCGCGCtgcgcggggcgctgcggggggcggcggggagcggaggGAGGCGGCTCAGCACGCGGCCGGCGCGCGTCCCTGCAGCGGACTATCAGGTAGTTGGAGCccgggggagggggagaggggagggagctgCGGGGGGACGGGGCGCGGAGCCGGGCCGGAAGGGAGCGGGCGTGCGGGGTCGGGGGCCGCTCCGAGCCGGCGCTCTgcgggggggatgggggggggggagcgggaccggcggcggcggcgctccGGTAACG GACGCCATCCGCACGCTGAACACGCTGCAGACCAACGCCAGTTACCTGGAGCAGGTGAAGAGGGAACGCGGGGACCCCCGGGCGCAGCTGGAGGCCATGCGGGGCTTTTTGGAGAGGAGCGGGCTGCAG GTCGAGGACCTGGATCGGCTGAACATCATCCACGTCACGGGGACGAAGGGCAAG GGCTCAGCCTGCGCCTTCACCGAGCGCATCCTGCGCGGCTATGGGCTGCGGACCGGCTTCTACAG ctccccccacTTGGTGCAGGTGCGCGAGCGGATCCGTATCAACGGGCAGCCGCTGAGCAAGGAGCTGTTCAGCAAGTACTTCTGGCTGGTGTACCGCCGGCTGCGGGGCACCAag GACGAGTCTCAGGCCAACATGCCGGCTTACTTCCGCTTCCTCACCATCATGGCCTTCCACGTCTTCCTGCAGGAGaag GTGGACCTGGCGGTGGTGGAGGTGGGCATCGGTGGTGCCTTCGACTGCACCAACATCATCAG GGCGCCCGTGGTGTGCGGCGTCTCCTCGTTGGGCATCGACCACACCAGCATCCTGGGGGACACGGTGGAGAAGATCGCTTGGCAGAAGGGGGGCATTTTTAAG CCCGGCGTGCCGGCGTTCACTGTGCCGCAGCCCGAACAACCGCTGGAAGTGCTCCGGGACCGAGCGCGGGAGTGTGGG TGCCCGCTGTACCTGTGCCCCGAGCTGGATGCCTTTGAGGCGGGGACGcaggtgctggagctggggctggcGGGCAGCCACCAGCGCTCCAATGCTGCtctggctctgcagctctcaCGGACGTGGCTGCAGCGGCGCGGTTATGAAG GTACCGATGTGCTGCAGGACGTGCTGCCTGGAGCGGAGCTGTCGGCACAGCGCTCGGTGCCACTGGCACCCACGTTTTGCCCCAGTGATGCCATGATCCAAG ggCTGCGGGACACAGAGTGGCCGGGCCGTACCCAGGTGCTGCCGCACGGCCCCGTGACGTGGTACATCGATGGGGCTCacaccaccagcagcatccAAGCCTGCGTCCGCTGGTTTCGCCAGGCGGCCCTCAATGAGGACAAACCCCAGGA TGGCTCTGAGGTGCGGGTGCTCCTCTTCAACGCTACGGGGGACCGGGACACAGCTGCGCtactgaagctgctgctg ccctgccactTTGACTACGCCGTCTTCTGCCCCAACTTCACAGAGGTGTCGGTGGCTGCTAACTCAG ACCAACAAAACTTCAACGTGACCCTGGAGAACGCCCTCACGCGCTGTGTGGAGAACCAGAAGACGTGGACGCGGCTGATGGAGGAGAAGGGGGGCCCATGGCTGCCGGCCCCCCTGGAGGTGGGGGGGCTGCTGCAACCGGACCCCCTGCGGGGAGCCCTGCTCCTGGTGCCCCCGGCCGAGCGGCCGCTCAACTCCACCTCCCTCGTCTTCCCCTGCATTTCCCACGCGCTGCAGTGGATCACGCAGGGCCGGGACCCCCACCTGCCCCTGCCTGCCTCCAAAGTGGGGGCTCACCCGCACCCTGTGGCCaccagtggggctgtgctgctgcaggaggcgGCCGCCATCCGTGTCCTTGTCACCGGCAGCCTGCACCTGGTTGGGGGGGTCCTCAAGCTGCTGGACCCCACGCTGTCCCAGTAG
- the FPGS gene encoding folylpolyglutamate synthase, mitochondrial isoform X9 yields MEGRGEGGSDALSAPRGTAAWGGRPAAPLRHVSRPDVAAFCPLQRWRRGGAGLRPRGRRRARTADGAGRRGAMVARGLRALRGALRGAAGSGGRRLSTRPARVPAADYQDAIRTLNTLQTNASYLEQVKRERGDPRAQLEAMRGFLERSGLQVEDLDRLNIIHVTGTKGKGSACAFTERILRGYGLRTGFYSSPHLVQVRERIRINGQPLSKELFSKYFWLVYRRLRGTKDESQANMPAYFRFLTIMAFHVFLQEKVDLAVVEVGIGGAFDCTNIIRAPVVCGVSSLGIDHTSILGDTVEKIAWQKGGIFKPGVPAFTVPQPEQPLEVLRDRARECGCPLYLCPELDAFEAGTQVLELGLAGSHQRSNAALALQLSRTWLQRRGYEGTDVLQDVLPGAELSAQRSVPLAPTFCPSDAMIQGLRDTEWPGRTQVLPHGPVTWYIDGAHTTSSIQACVRWFRQAALNEDKPQDGSEVRVLLFNATGDRDTAALLKLLLPCHFDYAVFCPNFTEVSVAANSADQQNFNVTLENALTRCVENQKTWTRLMEEKGGPWLPAPLEVGGLLQPDPLRGALLLVPPAERPLNSTSLVFPCISHALQWITQGRDPHLPLPASKVGAHPHPVATSGAVLLQEAAAIRVLVTGSLHLVGGVLKLLDPTLSQ; encoded by the exons AtggagggaaggggggagggggggagcgATGCTCTCAGCGCCCCGCGTGGGACCGCTGCTTGGGGGGGCCGTCCCGCCGCCCCTCTCCGTCACGTCTCCCGCCCCGACGTGGCGGCGTTTTGCCCTCTCCAAAgatggcggcggggcggggcggggctgcggccgcgGGGACGGCGGCGCGCGCGAACAGCGgacggcgcggggcggcgcggcgcgatGGTGGCGCGGGGGCTGCGCGCGCtgcgcggggcgctgcggggggcggcggggagcggaggGAGGCGGCTCAGCACGCGGCCGGCGCGCGTCCCTGCAGCGGACTATCAG GACGCCATCCGCACGCTGAACACGCTGCAGACCAACGCCAGTTACCTGGAGCAGGTGAAGAGGGAACGCGGGGACCCCCGGGCGCAGCTGGAGGCCATGCGGGGCTTTTTGGAGAGGAGCGGGCTGCAG GTCGAGGACCTGGATCGGCTGAACATCATCCACGTCACGGGGACGAAGGGCAAG GGCTCAGCCTGCGCCTTCACCGAGCGCATCCTGCGCGGCTATGGGCTGCGGACCGGCTTCTACAG ctccccccacTTGGTGCAGGTGCGCGAGCGGATCCGTATCAACGGGCAGCCGCTGAGCAAGGAGCTGTTCAGCAAGTACTTCTGGCTGGTGTACCGCCGGCTGCGGGGCACCAag GACGAGTCTCAGGCCAACATGCCGGCTTACTTCCGCTTCCTCACCATCATGGCCTTCCACGTCTTCCTGCAGGAGaag GTGGACCTGGCGGTGGTGGAGGTGGGCATCGGTGGTGCCTTCGACTGCACCAACATCATCAG GGCGCCCGTGGTGTGCGGCGTCTCCTCGTTGGGCATCGACCACACCAGCATCCTGGGGGACACGGTGGAGAAGATCGCTTGGCAGAAGGGGGGCATTTTTAAG CCCGGCGTGCCGGCGTTCACTGTGCCGCAGCCCGAACAACCGCTGGAAGTGCTCCGGGACCGAGCGCGGGAGTGTGGG TGCCCGCTGTACCTGTGCCCCGAGCTGGATGCCTTTGAGGCGGGGACGcaggtgctggagctggggctggcGGGCAGCCACCAGCGCTCCAATGCTGCtctggctctgcagctctcaCGGACGTGGCTGCAGCGGCGCGGTTATGAAG GTACCGATGTGCTGCAGGACGTGCTGCCTGGAGCGGAGCTGTCGGCACAGCGCTCGGTGCCACTGGCACCCACGTTTTGCCCCAGTGATGCCATGATCCAAG ggCTGCGGGACACAGAGTGGCCGGGCCGTACCCAGGTGCTGCCGCACGGCCCCGTGACGTGGTACATCGATGGGGCTCacaccaccagcagcatccAAGCCTGCGTCCGCTGGTTTCGCCAGGCGGCCCTCAATGAGGACAAACCCCAGGA TGGCTCTGAGGTGCGGGTGCTCCTCTTCAACGCTACGGGGGACCGGGACACAGCTGCGCtactgaagctgctgctg ccctgccactTTGACTACGCCGTCTTCTGCCCCAACTTCACAGAGGTGTCGGTGGCTGCTAACTCAG CAGACCAACAAAACTTCAACGTGACCCTGGAGAACGCCCTCACGCGCTGTGTGGAGAACCAGAAGACGTGGACGCGGCTGATGGAGGAGAAGGGGGGCCCATGGCTGCCGGCCCCCCTGGAGGTGGGGGGGCTGCTGCAACCGGACCCCCTGCGGGGAGCCCTGCTCCTGGTGCCCCCGGCCGAGCGGCCGCTCAACTCCACCTCCCTCGTCTTCCCCTGCATTTCCCACGCGCTGCAGTGGATCACGCAGGGCCGGGACCCCCACCTGCCCCTGCCTGCCTCCAAAGTGGGGGCTCACCCGCACCCTGTGGCCaccagtggggctgtgctgctgcaggaggcgGCCGCCATCCGTGTCCTTGTCACCGGCAGCCTGCACCTGGTTGGGGGGGTCCTCAAGCTGCTGGACCCCACGCTGTCCCAGTAG